A window of Babesia microti strain RI chromosome III, complete genome contains these coding sequences:
- a CDS encoding hypothetical protein (overlaps_old_locusTagID:BBM_III00300) — protein MQLPMKFLIYTSSSLNCTKRYLSTLNYQSSSVIKNSAEGQFFKHKKLDRIAHKFVKIPIHYQTPKELNATIVSGGNAFLKNSNFWRRCESATLRLLNCFTPFDLVHILNGFAKGNHFSDVLFNKIGHILTKSIDDIKIEHFHAILLAYSTANIYIPNLIKAIERRVALEYSLITPSCLSLYLTTTDIFNYTLSTHTIDVILPYLSRYCGSFPPEDFCRAICGVIKYIKSYPKEWESLQENLLSNISNFSIWLYIALCRKLTHLPSHMISDKLVCKINEFALAQAPLIAPAQIPSLLKSVYYLGNCKKMESSIATIKTLLNYLIRQHKEIDCFGILTAYAISQVLNVDNHYLSQIMDTFVKDKIGIDKYKLIKFLKDLQYDKKIDTLVCKFVSDSVLPGIKARDVNLLIELALVFKEHKFARGVEDIAKTASELSVDGRDAVDYLRLTDIVSNSSNADIFKAVTDKFHPNTYAQAIILYKESESFAKWLKVALSQGISSIDKEIIPAMLHSLVTGNTNVDVNAKEIEQALDYISRPEILAKVPLFGQETLVKVVYHRKSHTNLIKDVFSIISSKPDIETYIIAISCLQAAIHLDTPRDAIIRWIIKYCTLAKSHLPLVLKLLIRCNIHQKDGSYDLTPICNAIDVALELDSDVGRIEKLKQLARKLNTPEPVEIPEPMYE, from the exons ATGCAGCTACCAATGaagtttttaatatatacatctaGCAGCttaaattgtacaaaaCGATATCTGTCTACTCTGAATTATCAAAGCTCAAGTgtgattaaaaattcagCAGAGGGACAATTCTTCAAACATAAGAAATTGGACAGAATAGCGCACAAGTTTGTCAAGATTCCAATCCATTACCAAACACCCAAAGAACTAAATGCTACGATTGTCTCGG GAGGTAACGCTTTTTTGAAGAATTCCAATTTTTGGAGAAGATGCGAATCAGCCACTTTGCGACTTTTGAATTGCTTCACTCCATTTGACTTGGTACATATTTTGAATGGATTTGCCAAGGGAAATCATTTTTCGGACGTCCTGTTTAACAAAATTGGTCATATATTGACGAAatcaattgatgatatcaaaattgAGCACTTTCACGCAATCCTACTAGCCTATTCAACTgccaatatttatataccCAACTTGATCAAAGCAATTGAACGCAGAGTGGCACTTGAATATTCACTAATTACTCCAAGTTGTTTATCTTTATATCTAACCACGACAgacatatttaattatacactCAGCACACACACAATCGATGTTATATTACCATATTTAAGCCGTTATTGTGGTTCGTTCCCCCCAGAG GACTTTTGCCGAGCAATTTGTGGTGTTATAAAGTACATCAAATCGTACCCTAAAGAATGGGAATCTTTGCAAGAGAATTTACTCTCCAATATatccaatttttcaatctGGCTTTACATTGCACTTTGCAGGAAATTAACTCATCTGCCATCACACATGATATCTGACAAACTTGTATGCAAGATAAACGAATTTGCATTGGCGCAAGCTCCTCTAATTGCACCGGCACAAATACCATCACTTCTAAAATCAGTGTATTACCTCGGCAATTGTAAAAAAATGGAATCATCTATAGCCACAATAAAAACGTTGTTGAACTATTTGATTAGGCAACACAAAGAGATAGATTGCTTTGGCATACTAACTGCGTATGCCATATCGCAAGTTTTGAATGTGGACAATCATTATCTATCGCAAATAATGGACACATTTGTCAAAGACAAGATTGGTATTGACAAATACAAGTTGATCAAGTTTCTAAAAGATCTTCAATACGACAAGAAAATTGACACTTTAGtttgcaaatttgtatCAGACTCTGTGTTACCCGGAATTAAAGCTAGGgatgtaaatttattgattgaGTTGGCATTGGTATTCAAAGAGCATAAATTTGCTAGGGGAGTGGAAGATATAGCAAAAACAGCATCGGAATTGAGTGTTGACGGTCGTGATGCCGTAGACTACTTACGCCTAACAGATATCGTTTCTAACAGTAGCAATGCTGATATATTCAAAGCTGTAACTGATAAATTCCACCCAAACACCTATGCCCAGGCCATAATCCTGTACAAAGAATCGGAGAGCTTTGCCAAGTGGCTAAAAGTAGCTTTGTCCCAAGGCATATCATCTATTGACAAAGAAATTATCCCAGCAATGCTACATTCGCTGGTGACTGGCAACACAAATGTCGACGTTAATGCCAAGGAAATTGAGCAGGCCCTTGATTACATATCCAGGCCAGAAATCTTGGCCAAAGTGCCTCTTTTTGGACAAGAAACTTTGGTAAAGGTTGTATACCATAGGAAATCACACACAAATCTAATCAAAGATGTGTTTAGCATAATATCCAGTAAACCGGACATCGAAACGTACATAATAGCAATTTCATGCCTGCAAGCTGCAATACACTTGGATACTCCAAGAGATGCCATTATTAG GTGgatcattaaatattgcacATTGGCCAAGTCCCACTTACCATTGGTGTTAAAACTTCTAATCAGGTGTAATATACACCAAAAGGATGGATCTTACGACTTGACACCTATATGCAACGCGATAGATGTTGCCCTGGAACTCGATAGTGACGTGGGTAGGATTGAAAAACTTAAG cAACTTGCCAGGAAATTAAATACCCCAGAGCCAGTTGAAATACCAGAACCAATGTACGAATAA
- a CDS encoding hypothetical protein (overlaps_old_locusTagID:BBM_III00280;~overlaps_old_locusTagID:BBM_III00285) has product MDSLRPPLIIGYTDTCDCWRLVVPILNLNFPLKIAYNLFPGLKYLQPKFTPIDYSTYSPIDVPFIEQPFLYILLISLPDLKIYKSNTRPLIQSWLKKMSYIEGERAIMIYSENNKDNTSTKAVDKVRHDISVAHHNKCHVYTLSSDTFKHADKFIDLIIACLVARREHLEDSYNIMWSRMIQTSAPLFDFKQIFSTSENLASFYMQTCEYAHALKIYDRLAVSKGTELDFPKFLNLFVDISQTCDLDQPTIILSDKLYACVDELTNQQKSYLYFSQYRLGMALQLYRLIGSSNQNTNCLKDCLEFITSNRRLMNGVEPAAKVHRWFLKTTLELANSCITTALSAHSLSTPINDGTVTGDKGEKVDVENSGLLQEYRLLGMLYSHAYFLSKLESDEVTIGSLRDTAINYFEMGGYHRFSKALSLLDDASGCETGKWVSAWDLPYPPFICLDVSFGVAELSNMPFPTQIYNTFNNTAVPLQFFCPLITAKSVQPMPLTVELTFLSVTKGDVLIKSNVLVPVGGSETDKFRLKESLILPEGMWLLKFVAHYGKILYPRDIASTTLSDMRCFDNLSLCSFKCIIKVTCPLSLKMYSDKVIETLDCAQWVCGHDNYIEFTSIVDPFELISPIPLVLIDPSNGNAIGDSESYTYRFNAGSYKFLVDCHIAERFVGHVVMKSCDNSTMIKTKIAVFPLFEINVHYMSELFLQLEITALKSINMQLQIGAPGTEGLNGPDGKGSPEIRSFPPLIPLIPFYVILDGATKQCEHTLIMNYENKTYKFRVDNLLGKQNQNQRKLGVRISASDDVGTGEPFAVSLYGSESEAVACEFEDSDDFILCGWNRKVFLQEESKLLHVQVHLIPVGPHGSSVLPPLKVTSYPSDKLLGVLQKHVYVAPSKIATFKVTELP; this is encoded by the exons ATGGATTCACTAAGGCCTCCCCTGATCATCGGATATACTg ATACTTGTGACTGCTGGCGTCTGGTAGTGCCTATactaaatttgaattttccGCTGAAAATAGCATATAACTTATTCCCCGGactcaaatatttacaaccCAAATTTACGCCCATTGACTACTCAACTTATTCGCCAATTGACGTGCCCTTTATCGAACAGCCCTTTCTCTATATCCTGCTTATCTCACTGCCAGACCTCAAGATCTACAAGTCAAACACTAGGCCACTTATCCAGTCATGGTTGAAAAAAATGTCTTATATTGAAGGGGAAAGGGCTATAATGATATACTCTGAGAACAATAAAGACAACACATCCACCAAGGCCGTTGACAAGGTTAGGCACGATATATCAGTTGCGCATCATAATAAGTGCCACGTTTACACACTGAGCTCCGATACATTTAAACACGCAGATAAATTCATTGATCTGATTATCGCATGTTTAGTGGCACGCAGAGAACATTTAGAAGATTCATACAACATTATGTGGAGCCGAATGATCCAAACAAGCGCTCCACTCTttgattttaaacaaatttttagcACCAGTGAAAATTTGGCTTCATTCTACATGCAAACTTGCGAATATGCACATGCACTTAAAATTTACGACAGACTGGCTGTCAGCAAAGGTACTGAACTTGATTTCCCAAAATTTCTTAACttatttgttgatatatCACAAACATGCGATTTGGATCAGccaacaataattttgtcaGACAAACTATATGCTTGCGTGGATGAATTAACCAACCAGCAAAAGAGTTACCTCTACTTTTCTCAGTACCGCCTTGGCATGGCTCTCCAATTATACCGCCTGATTGGCAGTAGCAACCAAAATACTAACTGTTTAAAAGATTGCCTTGAGTTTATAACCTCCAATAGGAGGCTGATGAATGGCGTTGAACCCGCGGCCAAGGTCCACAGATGGTTCCTAAAGACCACGTTAGAGCTCGCAAATAGTTGCATTACAACAGCCCTCTCAGCTCACTCATTGTCAACACCAATAAATGATGGTACTGTTACAGGGGATAAAGGTGAAAAGGTAGATGTAGAAAATAGTGGGTTGTTGCAAGAATACCGATTACTTGGGATGCTGTATTCACATGCTTACTTCTTGTCCAAATTGGAATCCGATGAGGTTACCATCGGTAGCTTGCGCGACACGGCCATAAATTATTTCGAGATGGGGGGGTACCACAGATTCTCCAAGGCACTATCGTTATTAGATGACGCCAGTGGGTGTGAAACGGGTAAATGGGTCAGTGCCTGGGATCTTCCATATCCGCCGTTTATTTGTTTGGACGTTTCTTTTGGAGTGGCAGAGTTGTCGAATATGCCATTTCCCAcgcaaatatataacacttTTAACAATACAGCAGTGCccttacaatttttttgccCCTTGATCACAGCTAAATCAGTGCAGCCAATGCCACTCACAGTTGAActtacatttttatcggTTACAAAAGGGGATGTGCTAATTAAATCCAACGTTCTTGTACCAGTCGGGGGCAGTGAAACAGATAAATTTAGGCTAAAAGAATCGCTTATTCTACCAGAAGGAATGTGGCTGCTCAAGTTTGTGGCCCATTATggcaaaattttgtatccCCGTGATATTGCCTCAACAACCCTATCCGATATGAGAtgttttgacaatttatcCCTGTGTTCgtttaaatgtataattaaagTCACTTGCCCATTGTCACTAAAAATGTACTCGGATAAAGTGATAGAGACGCTTGACTGTGCTCAATGGGTTTGTGGCCACGACAACTACATAGAATTCACTTCTATCGTAGACCCATTCGAGCTAATTTCCCCTATCCCACTAGTCCTAATTGACCCCTCAAATGGCAATGCAATTGGCGATTCTGAGTCATATACCTATAGATTCAACGCTGGCAGCTACAAGTTTCTGGTCGATTGCCATATCGCAGAGAGATTCGTTGGCCATGTCGTTATGAAGAGTTGTGACAATTCCACGATGattaaaacaaaaatcGCTGTATTCCCGCTATTCGAAATAAATGTGCATTATATGTCAGAACTCTTTCTCCAGCTTGAGATTACAGCACTCAAGTCCATCAACATGCAGTTGCAAATTGGTGCTCCAGGCACCGAGGGATTGAATGGGCCAGACGGTAAAGGCAGCCCAGAAATAAGATCATTCCCACCCTTGATTCCCCTCATCCCTTTTTATGTAATACTTGACGGTGCGACAAAACAATGTGAACATACGCTAATTATGAATTACGAGAATAAGACCTACAAATTCAGGGTCGACAATTTGCTGGGCAAACAAAATCAGAATCAACGCAAACTGGGCGTTAGAATCAGCGCCAGTGATGATGTGGGTACCGGTGAACCGTTTGCGGTGAGTTTGTATGGATCGGAAAGTGAGGCTGTTGCTTGTGAGTTTGAGGATAGTGACGATTTCATTCTG TGCGGATGGAATAGAAAGGTTTTTCTGCAGGAAGAGTCAAAGTTATTGCACGTACAGGTGCATCTGATCCCTGTTGGCCCTCATGGGTCCAGTGTGCTTCCTCCCCTTAAGGTGACTAGCTACCCCAGCGACAAGTTGCTAGGGGTGTTGCAAAAGCATGTGTACGTTGCACCCTCAAAAATTGCGACCTTTAAAGTCACTGAGTTGCCTTAA
- a CDS encoding phosphatidylinositol glycan, class U (overlaps_old_locusTagID:BBM_III00310) yields MNGLEKKIFPINEWEWHTLERDLAHWIRTSGYRLDQSEQRPFRRVGFYTLMSGVTSGYLIHFLLGNLPRVPKKTTRIVISIFSGLYSSAVSTRMLRKSVFSQVLEMNSPLGDTARQILLNARNNQIMQQNFRQSTEFVSPATEYESLNSGDILNDPYDTNSNMQLTSMNNKLDVHKESDDNSNVNGLGNIGREKFRSWEDIRKKN; encoded by the exons ATGAATGGGCTGGAGAAGAAGATATTTCCAATCAACGAGTGGGAATGGCATACTTTGGAAAGGGATTTGGCGCATTGGATCAGAACTTCGGGTTACAGATTGGATCAGAGTGAGCAACGTCCCTTTCGTCGCGTTGGATTTTACACATTGATGAGCGGGGTAACATCTGGTTATTTAATTCACTTCTTGCTGGGAAATCTACCCAGAGTTCCCAAAAAAACTACTCGTATTGTGATTTCCATCTTCTCTGGTTTGTATTCTTCAGCAGTTAGTACTAGAATGTTGAGAAAGTCTGTTTTCTCTCAA GTGCTGGAAATGAACAGTCCCCTCGGTGACACTGCACGACAGATACTATTGAATGCCCGCAATAATCAGATAATGCAACAAAATTTCAGGCAATCCACTGAATTTGTATCTCCAGCCACAGAATATGAGTCACTTAATTCGGGAGATATACTAAATGACCCCTATGACACTAATAGCAACATGCAACTGACTAGTATGAATAATAAGCTTGATGTACACAAAGAATCCGATGACAATAGTAATGTTAATGGATTAGGTAATATTGGTCGCGAGAAGTTCCGTTCCTGGGAGGATATCAGGAAGAAAAACTAG
- a CDS encoding ATP synthase mitochondrial F1 complex assembly factor 1 (overlaps_old_locusTagID:BBM_III00305), translating into MCLKFSFYAKYLGYLSPRSATKLPNHSSPLCLIIINRQLFTCPVPRALNEVAKLPLLSKLGPERLCFVWNKQFEPRKDVATMTLDSGNYQLFTRNNKLFPMFITPLVYKYGFEVLIWQFVDPKCALITSLETYKQKGRDSYPLLIFTAFDELLVSHRLALLRVDVLCTKITKHQASTILRNIIKFYINDSYFEWVKRFNGMGEEFDFQSFKDNYLDMFNSESEC; encoded by the exons ATGTGCCTAAAATTTAGCTTTTATGCGAAATATTTGGGCTATTTGTCACCAAGATCCGCAACAAAACTACCTAATCATTCTAGTCCGttatgtttaataataattaatcgACAGTTATTTACTTGCCCAGTGCCTAGGGCCCTTAATGAAGTGGCAAAGTTACCTTTGTTATCAAAACTTGGTCCTGAAAGGTTATGTTTTGTCTGGAACAAGCAATTTGAACCCAGAAAGGATGTGGCAACCATGACACTAGACAGTGGCAATTATCAACTATTTACTAGAAATAACAAGTTATTTCCAATGTTTATTACACCTCTTGTCTATAAGTATGGATTTGAAGTTttaatttggcaatttgtgGACCCCAAGTGCGCTTTGATTACATCACTTGAAACATATAAGcaa aaaGGTAGAGATTCCTACCCACTCCTAATATTTACAGCGTTTGACGAGCTTCTAGTGTCTCATAGGTTGGCACTATTGCGTGTAGATGTACTTTGcacaaaaataacaaagCACCAGGCTAGTACAATACTGAGGaacattataaaattttacataaatgACAGTTATTTTGAATGGGTTAAGCGGTTTAATGGTATGGGAGAGGAGTTTGACTTTCAGAGTTTTAAAGACAATTATCTAGACATGTTTAATTCAGAATCTGAATGTTAA
- a CDS encoding small subunit ribosomal protein S14 (overlaps_old_locusTagID:BBM_III00280): MELVQIIRIFKMLPVYPMIRGGLSESIVNWGMSPSMILAYLPALCYILNTSHLSHIISNNCNKFSAYKPVPTIIKLSRIRSNYVKSVSNGSTSGELPLWEDTPESVQKQIRAYGPDPPEDVFRKPVRPLGFWGRMMAPDMSFMGVDRAVVVRNMKKKYQSTIYRNIRRTYKRYVKDAATLQEVLYWKYKLDSLPRDSSPVRFRRRCIVTGRSRGVIGIFGMCRHKVREFLGKGWIPGVSRASW, encoded by the exons ATGGAATTGGTGCAAATAATTCggatatttaaaatgttaccAGTATATCCGATGATCAGGGGAGGCCTTAGTGAATCCATAGTGAACTGGGGTATGTCACCTTCTATGATATTGGCATATTTGCCTGCCTTATGTTACATACTCAACACTAGTCATTTATCGCACATAATTTCGaataattgcaataaatttagcGCATACAAACCTGTGCCAACTATCATAAAACTCTCGAGAATCCGTTCCAATTATGTAAAATCTGTTAGTAATGGGTCTACTAGTGGTGAATTGCCACTGTGGGAAGATACGCCAGAAAGTGTGCAAAAACAAATTAGGGCTTACGGGCCAGACCCCCCAGAGGATGTGTTTAGGAAACCGGTCAGACCGCTAGGCTTTTGGGGCAGGATGATGG CCCCCGATATGTCATTCATGGGTGTGGATCGAGCAGTGGTCGTCAGGAACATGAAAAAAAAATACCAAAGTACCATTTATCGCAATATCAGACGAACGTACAAAAGATATGTAAAAGATGCCGCCACTCTTCAAGAGGTTCTGTACTGGAAATACAAACTTGACAGTTTGCCCCGAGATTCCTCACCTGTGCGTTTCAGGAGAAGGTGCATTGTTACAG GCCGATCACGAGGAGTAATTGGAATTTTCGGAATGTGTAGACATAAGGTGAGGGAATTTTTGGGCAAAGGATGGATCCCCGGGGTTAGTAGGGCAAGCTGGTAA
- a CDS encoding ferredoxin--NADP+ reductase (overlaps_old_locusTagID:BBM_III00290;~overlaps_old_locusTagID:BBM_III00295) has translation MWRVLVAGGGPAGLYVCRNLLNLPLKMHIDLYEKSQSLYGLLCTGVSPDKLSLKSLIPSFDSTLSNPNIRVHLGQKVGEMISASEIAMNYDFMILCTGATVPRNIIISGESNGRVFQALDFCNYYNGFGSRNAEDIMRCLGNNNATHATVIGNGNVALDIAKMLLYPRRSLEHTLMSKHIINTLPQLEKVYIVGRGGWINAKFTNAQLGSIVNSDLFHPVISPANYEKSINLHSGLLSMANTTSGRAIERRRKIVERMAKNYHINGKRILEFIFHSNVTKISQGTAKMDIQISNCAEHPINVESNVIFKALGFERDQLTLDLLSRENAEIFKANCCHFASVGWSKFGAKGDLSTTILQAKECAEFVNHITSLFKPKSGI, from the exons ATGTGGCGAGTTTTAGTGGCTGGTGGTGGCCCAGCGGGGCTCTATGTGTGCAGGAATCTTCTTAATTTGCCCCTGAAA ATGCACATAGATTTATACGAAAAATCACAGTCTCTGTATGGATTACTTTGCACGGGTGTTTCGCCggataaattatcactcAAATCATTAATTCCCTCCTTTGATTCTACGCTTTCTAACCCAAATATTCGCGTTCATTTGGGTCAGAAAGTG GGAGAGATGATTTCAGCATCTGAAATTGCAATGAATTACGATTTTATGATATTGTGTACTGGCGCCACGG TACCCAGGAACATTATAATTTCGGGAGAATCAAACGGGAGGGTATTCCAGGCATTGGACTTTTGCAACTATTACAACGGATTCGGTTCTAGAAACGCGGAAGATATCATGCGATGTTTGGGAAATAACAATGCAACCCATGCTACGGTGATAGG CAACGGGAATGTGGCCCTTGATATAGCCAAAATGCTGCTATATCCGCGCAGA TCCTTGGAACACACGTTGATGTCCAAACACATAATCAACACTTTGCCACAACTGGAAAAGGTTTATATTGTTGGAAGAGGGGGTTGGATTAAT GCAAAATTCACTAATGCGCAGTTAGGATCTATTGTAAATTCGGATCTATTTCACCCTGTAATTTCCCCAGCAAACTATGAAAAGTCCATTAACCTACATTCAGGTCTTTTGTCT ATGGCTAATACTACTTCTGGCCGTGCTATAGAACGGCGGCGAAAGATCGTCGAAAGGatggcaaaaaattaccatATCAACGGGAAAAGGATATTAGAATTTATTTTCCATTCAAATGTCACAAAAATATCGCAAGGAACGGCAAAAATGgatatacaaatatcaaattgtgCAGAGCATCCCATAAATGTCGAATCTAATGTCATATTTAAAGCTTTGGGGTTTGAAAGGGATCAGCTGACTTTGGATTTACTTTCCCGAGAAAATGCTGAGATATTTAAGGCGAATTGTTGCCACTTTGCGAGCGTTGGATGGAGTAAATTCGGTGCAAAGGGGGATTTGTCAACCACAATTTTGCAGGCAAAG GAGTGCGCTGAGTTTGTCAACCACATAACGTCGCTATTTAAACCGAAATCTGGCATATAG